Proteins encoded in a region of the Raphanus sativus cultivar WK10039 chromosome 8, ASM80110v3, whole genome shotgun sequence genome:
- the LOC108822656 gene encoding RNA polymerase sigma factor sigB, whose product MSSCLFPQFKCPPDSFSIQFRTSHSVSKQNKGSVFFQPQCAAVSTSPPLLLTSVIDVAKLRLPSFDTDSTPRISDKQWTYTGTIGPSSTEAKYLASETLLTSDKAVVAAAAAEAVALARAAVKVAKDATSFRNSHNAKLLTSPTAAGEKRSKWDQFTEKERAGILGQLAVSDTGVVSDRITSPAAPDCNKESSDDLESEEKQEAEPLEEEEELSVSSAVRSTRQTERKARRAKGLEKTASSMQQSVKTTGSSSRKKRVASQEIDHNDPLRYLRMTTSSSKLLTAREETELSEGIQDLLKLERLQAELTERCGHQPTFGQWASAAGVDQKTLRKRITHGTQCKDRMIKSNIRLVISIAKNYQGAGMNLQDLVQEGCRGLVRGAEKFDATKGFKFSTYAHWWIKQAVRKSLSDQSRMIRLPFHMVEATYRVKEARKQLYSETGQQPKNEEVAEATGLSMKRLMAVLLSPKPPRSLDQKIGINLNLKPSEVISDPEAETSEDILIKQFMREDLDKVLDSLSTREKQVIRWRFGMEDGRMKTLQEIGETMGVSRERVRQIESSAFRKLKNKKRNNHLQQYLIAQ is encoded by the exons AACTTCTGTTATTGATGTGGCCAAGCTTAGACTACCCTCTTTCGATACTGATTCAACTCCAAGAATATCAGACAAACAATGGACTTATACAGGAACCATTGGTCCTTCTTCCACTGAg gCAAAGTATTTAGCCTCTGAAACACTTCTCACAAGCGATAAAGCAGTAGTTGCAGCAGCAGCGGCTGAAGCAGTGGCTCTTGCTAGAGCCGCCGTCAAAGTTGCGAAAGATGCCACATCGTTTAGAAACAGCCACAACGCGAAATTGTTAACTTCACCAACGGCCGCCGGGGAGAAACGCTCAAAGTGGGATCAGTTTACAGAGAAGGAACGTGCTGGCATATTGGGACAACTAGCGGTTTCAGACACTGGAGTTGTGAGCGATAGAATCACTTCACCTGCTGCACCTGACTGTAATAAAGAGTCGTCTGATGATTTAGAATCAGAAGAAAAGCAAGAAGCTGAGCCtcttgaggaggaggaggagctttCGGTGAGTTCAGCTGTGAGATCTACACGCCAAACCGAAAGGAAAGCTCGGAGAGCAAAAGGGCTAGAGAAAACTGCTTCATCTATGCAGCAGTCTGTGAAGACTACTGGTTCGAGCTCTAGAAAGAAACGTGTCGCTTCACAGGAGATTGACCATAACGATCCTTTGCGTTATCTAAGAATGACAACAAGCAGTTCTAAGCTACTCACTGccagagaagaaacagagctGTCTGAAGGAATACAG GACCTTCTGAAGCTGGAAAGACTTCAAGCAGAGCTGACTGAGCGTTGTGGCCATCAGCCAACCTTTGGACAGTGGGCTTCTGCTGCTGGAGTTGATCAGAAGACTCTAAGGAAACGTATAACTCACGGCACACAATGCAAGGACAGAATGATTAAAAGCAACATTCGTCTCGTCATTTCCATTGCCAAGAACTATCAAGGAGCTGGGATGAACCTCCAAGATCTTGTCCAG GAAGGATGCAGAGGGCTTGTGAGAGGAGCAGAGAAGTTTGATGCTACAAAGGGTTTTAAATTCTCAACTTATGCGCATTGGTGGATCAAGCAAGCAGTGCGAAAGTCTCTCTCTGATCAGTCCAGAATGATAAGACTGCCC TTTCACATGGTGGAAGCAACATACCGTGTGAAAGAGGCAAGAAAGCAACTGTACAGTGAAACAGGCCAGCAACCAAAGAACGAAGAAGTTGCAGAGGCGACAGGACTGTCGATGAAACGGCTCATGGCGGTTCTACTCTCCCCTAAGCCTCCGAGGTCGTTAGACCAGAAGATCGGAATCAATCTAAATCTCAAACCTTCG GAAGTGATATCAGACCCTGAAGCAGAAACTTCAGAGGATATTCTGATAAAACAGTTCATGAGGGAGGACTTAGACAAAGTGTTGGACTCGTTGAGCACAAGGGAAAAGCAAGTGATACGTTGGAGATTCGGGATGGAAGATGGGAGGATGAAGACGCTGCAAGAGATCGGCGAGACGATGGGTGTGAGCCGTGAGAGAGTGAGACAGATCGAGTCCTCTGCTTTCAGGAAactcaagaacaagaagagaaaCAACCACTTGCAGCAATACTTAATTGCACAATAA